In Elusimicrobiota bacterium, a single genomic region encodes these proteins:
- the ndhC gene encoding NADH-quinone oxidoreductase subunit A: MSAVAFVLNLVAVAAIVAFLANAGKLLGPEARHEGDAELPYETGLPPLEAAGLGMSALYWRFAVLFVVFDVDLAFLLPWALNRGALHGHAVAAVTIFVGLLVFMLGYFWRKGCLSCRP; encoded by the coding sequence ATGAGCGCCGTGGCCTTCGTCCTCAATCTCGTCGCGGTGGCGGCCATCGTGGCGTTCCTGGCGAATGCGGGCAAGCTGCTGGGCCCTGAGGCGCGGCATGAAGGCGATGCCGAGCTTCCTTATGAAACGGGGCTGCCTCCGCTGGAAGCGGCGGGCTTGGGGATGAGCGCCTTGTACTGGCGCTTCGCGGTCCTGTTCGTGGTCTTCGACGTGGACTTGGCGTTCCTGCTGCCTTGGGCCCTCAATCGCGGCGCTTTGCACGGCCACGCCGTGGCCGCGGTGACCATCTTCGTGGGACTCCTGGTCTTCATGCTGGGCTATTTCTGGCGCAAGGGGTGTCTCTCATGCCGCCCATGA